One Capsicum annuum cultivar UCD-10X-F1 chromosome 2, UCD10Xv1.1, whole genome shotgun sequence genomic window carries:
- the LOC107857568 gene encoding uncharacterized protein LOC107857568, which yields MLPHLLLLLDTKGLQLVLVFTLIQQLETTCTIQVHQVREFFMREGINLRSASPTNIDIGFKPSGLKWNGKDAVTSTQLQQMKANKRKNVETAKSSSSIGSSKK from the exons ATGCTACCTCATTTGTTGCTGCTACTGGATACAAAAGGCCTGCAACTGGTTTTAGTGTTTACTCTGATCCAGCAACTGGAAACCACGTGTACAAT CCAGGTACATCAAGTGAGAGAGTTCTTTATGAGGGAGGGTATAAATTTAAGGAGTGCTTCACCAACcaatatagatattggttttaaacCTAGTGGCCTAAAGTGGAATGGAAAAGATGCAGTCACTAGCACACAATTGCAACAAATGAaagcaaataagagaaaaaatgtgGAAACAGCCAAGTCTTCTTCATCAATTGGATCTTCAAAGAAGTAG
- the LOC107857569 gene encoding uncharacterized protein LOC107857569, producing the protein MSRGMEKRNKKTESEEVEDLLRAAEDDVFLKLSVNSHMARGSSAQFIDPDLDQRFQALKSKKITPKKSQDNQTPSADDLLTRFAALKSSLPSYSSASSSAVENEENDDDEVEKVIKWAIDAARLDPSPPSGTDDDDDDISTDEDEDVISEHDFKRPRRKATPK; encoded by the coding sequence ATGAGCAGAGGTATGGAGAAGAGGAATAAGAAGACGGAATCGGAGGAGGTGGAAGATTTGCTCCGTGCGGCAGAGGATGACGTGTTCCTGAAGCTCAGTGTGAATTCCCATATGGCTCGTGGTTCCTCCGCCCAATTCATCGACCCAGATCTCGATCAACGTTTCCAAGCCCTAAAATCCAAGAAAATAACTCCCAAAAAGTCCCAAGACAACCAAACACCTTCAGCTGATGACTTGCTTACCAGATTTGCAGCTCTCAAAAGCTCCCTTCCTTCTTATTCTTCGGCTTCATCGTCCGCGGTAGAGAATGaagagaatgatgatgatgaagttgagaAGGTGATTAAGTGGGCAATTGATGCTGCTAGGCTTGATCCTTCACCTCCCTCGGggactgatgatgatgatgatgatatcagCACTGATGAGGACGAGGATGTAATTAGTGAGCATGATTTCAAGCGTCCGCGTAGAAAAGCTACGCCGAAATGA